In one Solanum dulcamara chromosome 1, daSolDulc1.2, whole genome shotgun sequence genomic region, the following are encoded:
- the LOC129887058 gene encoding uncharacterized protein LOC129887058, which produces MTDLALKKIFEVIGPVESFQLTKDPKTGHSKGFGFVQYAQLEDAKRAHQTMNGKLDIIEGHYITVVPATEHVEVHDAGAETTDFNDDGGGLQHDAKFKGTG; this is translated from the exons ATGACAGATTTAGCtcttaaaaag atttttgaagttaTTGGGCCAGTAGAGTCTTTTCAATTAACTAAAGATCCCAAAACAGGACATAGCAAGGGATTTGGGTTTGTCCAA TATGCTCAACTTGAAGATGCAAAGAGAGCTCATCAAACTATGAATGGCAAGCTTGATATtattgagggtcattacatcacg GTTGTGCCTGCTACTGAACATGTTGAAGTACATGATGCTGGAGCTGAAACTACAGATTTTAATGATGATGGAGGTGGCTTG CAACATGATGCCAAGTTCAAAGGTACAGGCTAA